In Acanthopagrus latus isolate v.2019 chromosome 6, fAcaLat1.1, whole genome shotgun sequence, the genomic window CTACTGTAAATATGCATCACAAATATAAAAGgtttacatttatatacattatttatataaaGCCACGTCTTATTCACCAAAATCCATATACCTTATTATAATCTTATAGTCGTGTCATTTCCATAGATTTACGTCTCGAACAACAGCTATAATAAAATAtcacacagatttgttttagGTACATGAAAAATGCATATCTGATATACTGAGTCTGGTATTAAAACTGTGGTACCTGTTTAAAAGCTGAAGGCATTTCAAAGCAGTAGGTAGTCAGTTGTTATTTTGGCATGATCCCTTACAATAAAGCGAGGACACACAATGACAGAACTAAACCTTCAATTTTTAACACCACTGCAACCACTGCAAATACACGTGGAAAAGCGAGGGACAGAGGTGAATATGTGCACTAAATATTTCCTCTGCTGTTGTTCATAATTTATCTGTAGAAATCAGAGAAACAATCAAGAATggctaaacaaacacaaaatagagtaaatatataaataaaatgagggAAGTGATGATTCACGCAGGACTTTTTTCAGAAGCCTGAGAGTTGCGATTAAATATAAAACCATCTTTGggtaaaagcagcaaatatcTGTTATAACATTTCTCTGAGTTTTTCCCCAGTTTAAAAaattgtgctgtttttaaacttgTCCATTAGTGATCtatatattttctatataaTGAAATGCTCCTGCGatctgtaataaaaaataaaaaacaaaattaacataCATGCAGGTTGTCAGTGCTATTGTGGGACACAGAGTTCACCTACTAAAGAACTACTGAAACACATTTCCAAATTAAGCTCAAAATTAAAGCGCCATCACTGACAGAATACACAACAGTAATATTTGAAACATAATTTCATGTAGCGTCTTCTAACAAGGGCCTTCATAATACAAATATAACACTATAATAACTATAGCACAGGCTGGGACTTGAGTACACTTCACGATAGGATGCCAAGTATTACAATAACATTGACTATATGTACGACAATgtcagcagggaaaaaaaatctgtgcgGTTCACTACATCGACTACAGGACGGAACAGACGTGATAGCATGCAAAACATTAGCCTCAAGTCTATATAGTCACCGGGGGTGAGAGCAGATCAAAATACTACAAACCAGTACCGCAAAGACATTACgacagaatcagaaaaaaaagcataatacatcttcaaattaatcaaaaattaaaaacttcTTAAACTCTGGTGCACCCACCAGCAGGTTCATCTCTATAAATTCATGTTGCTTGACGTGGTGTTGTTCAAACCCACGGAGCTTTTGCAGGTTCACCcagattataaaaaataaaactaatttaCTAAAAGGATGAATTTTGGTTTTATCCGCACAGGTTTTGAGATATACGCAATGCTTAGGTGTCTATATTTTTCTATATAATATACCTCAAAACATGGGCGACCAAAACTATCTGCGTGGCTTTACCATATTTATCTCTGCTGGTTGTGAGATTACAGGTTCAATAAACATGATAGAAAATATTAACTAATGAGCATTACAGGTGCTGGTAGGCCATGCTTTGACACCTTGgtagctgtttcctcctgcttccggttttatgctaagctaagctaagctaagctaaccatctcctGGCTATAGTTGCACATTATACACAAATATGAACGTGGGATCTATCCTCTCGTCTTTCACTCTGCAAGAGAGTGAATGAGGGTTATTCCCAATTCCGAATGTCAATCTATTAATTTAattcaaagctgctgtgagcGTGTCGCTttggctaacttcctgtccattttgcagttagcaatcccctcctccctttttaCGTTGCCACATAAACATGCAGCAGTAATCACCATGCAtggcagcaaacaggaggatcctgctctctcaGCGCTCAGGAGATGACAGGActgcctctttatggagttctctgtcctgattggatcaAATTGGCAGGGATACCACaacatgtcttttctcttttactgcatgaagCGGGGCCAGGAGAGTCATAGGTTACTAACAAACACACTacaacagtgattactgttggaatatcgagctatttaacacttgtTTTACTACAAATATTTCACCTATAGCAGATTTAAGTTAGCGTGTTGGGTTTCAATTTCTGTTTAATGGGCATGTAGCCAATCATGAAACTTCAATCTTGTGTTAAATAATACACACTGAGAAATTTAAAGGGGATCTCAGTAACTGATGAGGTTCATGAGCTAAACTTAAAAGGGAACTTCAAGGCCCAGTTTGGCTTGTATGTGCTTGGAGAGGAATCAGATCCCTACATTTAGGCATGATAGTTTATCAAGCATCTGAAATATTATCAGTCATAACACCTTCTATTGTTTATACCAGCTAAGACAAAAACTGACATCACACATGATGTATCTGGATCATTAACTTCATCATATACAGTAATTAAATATAGTccatttgaaattaaaaatactgtagctaaataaatatatattcctgtttttcttcctgtacGTTTGTGTGCTGTTCCAAATACTTAAAAGGCACCAGGGTTTTCTGAAATAAAGTTATTTGATCTGGAACATAAGCTTAGATGTAATGTCGCCAGGTCTCTAAGGCCCTTAAAGCACTTATTTGTCTTGTATGACACTGCCGTGAACTGTTCAGTGTGCTGCTGGTTCAGGATGAGATCATCTGACTGTCCCCTTCTGTGCGTCTCGaggaaaataattaatattttttgtaaGAGAGTAACTTAACAGTTTCTCAGACAATCGCGTCTTCTGTTTCTGTACAGTACCAGCTgcagttgtttgtgtgtaaataacTTGCGACAAGGCGAAGGACCATGTCACCATCATGGATGGACTCAGTCGCACTCAAACAGACCCTGTTCACTCCTGATCATTCATCAAAATTTACTATTGCACTACGTTAAAATTGAAATATAGAACATTGTTACAGTATGAAAGGATTTTGTTCAGATATGTGTTAAGTTACAGTCAAAAGTTAATTCAACTCGATCAGTATCAACATGTTATATTGTGTATTATTACAAAGCCCAGGCCCGGTGCTGAGCAGCCCTGTAGTGTGTTCCCATTGATAAGTGATAGTGTTCCCCATCATGCTGACCAGTTTGTTTCCCCTCCCCTTTCCAAAGttcacactcgcacacacatacaaatacacacacacactgaagcagcGTCTAGTGGGCTCCTGCAGCAAGACCGCCTCCTGTTGTCCAGTCAATTATTATGAAGCTCAGACTCATCACCATGAAGGAGACACCCAAAGCAGCAAAACAGGCAGCCTGATGGAAAGAAGACAGACGGTTGATTATGTCCAAATATACACCGTGGTGAAAGCCTGTGGTAGTGAGTGAATCAGCATAAAGACAGGCTTGGCGGGCTCACCAGTATCTTAGGAGTAGAGCTCATGGGTTCGTCATCTTTGGGAACAATGCGGATGTAAAAGACAGCagggaagatgaagatgaggcaGGGAGCCGACGTAGCACCTGtatagaggaagaggaaaagctggttgaattaaaaaaaaaaaaaaaaatcaatcaatatacTGTATTATTGTGTGGCAAATATAGCCTAAAATGTTGCAATATTATCTTAAGACCATATAGCCCAGCCCTGACAACATGTTAGTTAAAGGATACTTTACAGTAATTTTAAGCAAAGACTGTTAAAGAAGAGTACTTTTATGTTtgcttgtgtatttatttacttaccATTTCCTATAGAATTGCATTGTATTTTACAATTACAGTTATTAGTTTATTTGTAACTACATCTATATTTCAGTCTCTGAGAGCAACACCACAATCAGaaacacaaatcccaggtccataatgtaggtgctgacaacaaacaaaactcaagaCATCATAACGATGATGTTATGTGTTATATGTTGAAGTAAATGCTGAGGGTCAATAAGTCATCTGGCAGACACACTACATGTTACACTAACGTGAAGTCTccatttgtaataattgtacatttctattttcatttaagAGTCTTGACTTGTagtttctttttacttttctcttaATATGTTAATCATGATCACCATACACCAAAATACGTCTTGAATTAGCTATAAACCTGACTGTTTGGCGATTATACTataattgtgttgttgttgtttgtttttgattgttttgtgtgtttcagctcaaaTAACAGCAGATTAATTCCTGGACTGTGAGTcctaaaaatatacaaatgtttTTAGTGAACAGCTTCATGTCATGTGTTGTTTAAGTAGGCTTTGCATGTCCTCCCACACATGGACTCAACTACTACATGTTTCGCAAAAGCAAAGCCTGTTGCTTTGAAGATACCCTCGGAGGTCCTTTgaccaaaatgttttcaactttcATCTGTAACCTGTTAAAACATGACCGCCGATCTGATGACAGAGCTCGACAATAATATTGACTCTGGACGTCCGTTTGCCTGAGAGCAAACACGCTggtcacgtttttttttttttttttttttttttacttttgcttttaatgtttttttgtgtcaggACCTGCCATGTCAGACAGGAGTTTCAGTCTGTAAACTGACAGAAtgtaaagtaagtaagtaagtaaaaccATGACAACATCATATGCTGAATTTAACCTATATAGAGTGgataaataataatgttaatcAGGCTTGATATATGATAGTGTGTTGGCTGCTTGTCCACAACTTTTAAGTGTATCGACGTGATGATGTATTTTGGGCGGTCTGCCATGGCGCTGTACTAACCAATGATGCCAAAGATGCCCAGAATGTTGGGAGCGAATATCACCAGCATGTTGATGAGGGTGAGAAGAATGACAGCGATGGCAATGTGACGCAGCCAGTTGAAAGACTTGGTGGGGAACAACATCTGCTGGATGGCTCTGCGTACctgcagaaagagacagagggaggaggattCAGTGATAATACTGATAATACCACCATAAGATATTTAGCAAGTGGGGGGGACCAACCACAGACTTACAGGGAACAGCACAATAGGGACGGTCAGCGTCACAGCAGTGAGGACggctacacgcacacacaggatCAAAGTGTCATATGGGTCGATCCGGCTGTAAGTGTGCAGCAGCTCAGGCTCCACATTGTCTAtagaaatgaaaggaaaaaaagacattattaatAGTTTTCTCATGTGGAGCTTCACTCTGTAACAACGCCTCCTAACGCGGGAGAGCACAGTGTCACCACAAGAGGGCGCTTGGGCTCCATGAGCAGCAAGAGAAGCACTGACTGCACTAggctctgtttttcttcatttaagaCAAATACTAACCATCAAAACTACACACCATTATAATAAACAACATATCACCATAGAttagaaaaaaagagctttctTCTTTGAATTTATAAATATCCTTTCATTTAGCTGCCACAAAAGAAATTTGAGTAAAGGCTGCATTCAGACAGGGTATCTGTGTAAAACTGTATATGTCTCATTGATTGATTCACATATTAAGTCAGCATTAGAATTAGAAAGCAGCATCGCCTCATCACAATGTCAGACCCTGTAGATTCCCCCAATTGCACTAAATTGAATAGTCGTTTCTCGTGCGCTGTCACCAGAGGGGATTTCTTCCTGAGCacaggatgcaaaaaaaaaaaaaaatgtgtgtgagtaaaatgaaactttgttttaagCAAGCACAACAGCCATACACTTGTGCCCATGTGTGTTGTCATACGTGATACCTAAATATGTGTCTTTTAAAGCCGCAGACAAGCCAGATTAACTAATCTGAAAACCaggaaaagaacattttttgtttgttttgttttttgtttttgtttttttttacctctggaGTCACATGGAGGTATTCTTTTTACCtccaaatatcaaaaaaaaaaaaatcaaatgaggaAGGAAATTTGCCATCTTGGAAGTAGCCTCAAAGCTACCCTTCCAGTCAATCATAAACATAGCCCCTCAAACATCTGCTTTACCGTGTGACAAAAGACATACTGTATCGATCAATGCACTGACTGATAGACTGCTGTACACTTGCACTGATACTTTATTATAAGTCTCTTTGAATGAAAGCACTGGCCAAATTAATGTAACGAAGAAGATGATTTTTTGTCTCATACAGTCATACTCGGTACAACCTAGTGAACCTTGGCCACTGTATCCAACCCATCCTTTAGGGGCAGTGGGCTGCCTCTGAGCGGCACCCAGGGGACCTACTCCAGTTCTAGGCAAGTGCCTCAGCTAGGGGCCCTGACAGGAGAATTAACCtactgtgcatgtttttgaaGCTGTGGTAAACCAGAGAAACCCACATGAGGAGGACCCACACACTCCAAATTACAAAGAATACAATACCGTAAACACAAACTCCAAAACAGTGCCGGGGACAGCTGCTCTCACCTTTAAAGGTCAGATAGCCGAAGAGAGCTGCAAGGAAATACATGGTGTACATGACGAGGATGGAGATGTTGGACACCTGCTGCATCCTCTTCTTCGTTGGACTAAAATCAGAGAGATGAGAGTTGAGTGAATGCCAAATTCTGCACAGGCATGGTATCAAATACCGCACTTGAAAGAGGGGTGACTCACTTGCGGAGCTCGGTGTAGATGGGCAGGACCTCGGGGTGGCAGACAAAGGCGAAAGCCAAGATGGGAATGGTGTACGCTGTCTGTgagggacaaacaaacacatgacgGTCTATGATTAGCAGGCCCAGAATAAATGTGGCAATGCACTTCGGTGAGAAGCACATGCAGgcttcaacatttatttatttatttttcccccaGAGCCTCCTACCTGTGAGTTGATGGTGAACATGCGTGTGACGCAGTGGTCGGCATCGTCCTCGTGAACCAGACCGTTGCTGTACTCGTGCCCGTGGCTTGAAACGTTCAGGCTGAGGTGAGCGGCGGTGCTGTTTGCTGAGAATTCCTCGAATGGGCAGGGAATCTGAAATTTCTTATAGATCaccttcaaaaaagaaaagcaaagtaTAATCAAGGAAAAGACATAACGATGAGGGGAATGTAAACAAGGTCCCTGGATATTCCCTCGCAAGGTCAAAAAAGCCTTTTCACATCAGATTAGTGTGACTCAGCCTGTAAGTACTGAGGTTTTACTCTCAACCTTTGATGTGTCCAGGCAGCTCTTACATTCGCCTTATCAAACATAGCCACATACCACCGAAAATAGAGACGAGGGTGGGAAAGAGACGAAGGTGGGAAAGTGAGCTAACATGTGTGCCAAGATGACATGCCAGAACAAATGAGGCTCCTTGTTAAGAGCCACTGTGATGATGTGCCACTGTGTGAGCCAGGCAAACTTACAGCGCTGAGAAAAAACACCATGCAGCTGAGAGAAAATCCACTGGTATAGCCGAGGTAACCTGGAAATAAAGCAAGAGAGGTTGCTTAATTTAGACTGAGCTGAACCATTTGGccttcatgtgttgtgttgcagttaCACAAGACGTCCACAAAGTTTACGGTCAGAGGgtttcctgctgctctctgaatGAGGCTTCTGCAGAACAACGGCATGAAAATGCCAAATCAGAATGACCTCACAGCACTATATCACCAGAGAGAGAACACATTTTaacgtgcgtgcgtgtgtgtgtgggtgtgtgtgtgtgtgtgtgtgtgtgtgtgtgtgtgtgtgggaagttCAGGCTGTGATCAGGGTGTGATCATCGCAGGGAAAATGATGTCTAATTGGACACCTGCTGTTTTCGCTGCCAGTGGCGGGACAAAGATGAACACTAATTGCTTGACTTGAAGGTCACTCCATCAAAATGCCATTATCAGAGTTGGCGCAGAGTCCcaaaggtgaaaaatgttttggaaaaaaaaaacacgtttggCAAATGTGCAGCATGTGTTACGTGAGCATATTGGAATTGAATGTCCGAAAGGCTTTGAGATACAGTTGAAAAGAGCTGAACAACAACCAACTAGATTAAGGATCCAAAAATTGAGCCTGAGTGAAGACAGACGATGTTCCAGAGAGGCAGAAAGGTGAAATGAGGCAGGACAATGTCAGATTAAATGTACTGTTTTGAAGAGTTATAACTAGTTTCTATCTTCGAGTTGATGGTATACTCTAAAACTCATCTGAGGACTAAGAATGAACATGTATTTATGCCTCAATTAGTCTGGAaaccttaaagcaacattatgtagagaCGAGACAGTCTCTGAGAGCAACACCACAGTCAGatatacaaatcccaggtccataatgtaggtgctgacaacaaacaaaactcaagtCAAATCATAATGATGTTATGTGTTGTATGTTGAAATAAATagtgtgtaacgctgtgatcctaccctctcaccGAAGTGACACAGTGGAGAAACATGTGATGGGGGGGAGTGGCAAAGACAGAGACACCTTTCACCCggttacaagacactgaacatgattgaagctgttatttcaaggtaaaaaagttacataatgttgctttaaaattgTATATCTACTGGTAAACCAAGCTGTATTAAATTGAATGAAGCcacataaaaatatttaaagtacCAGCATAATCATACTCATACACTAGTTTCAAGAAACTTTCCACTTAAattagtgatttttttcctttaatcttGACCTTTTTTATTCAGAGTGCTAAAATTAAGAATGATATGCTAATAGTGTATGTAGAAAGTCTAATATTAAGTAatgtaatctaaaaaaaacaaataaaaaaaacgtcACTCTTATCATATTTCAAGCAATTAACTCTATTAGAGTTCACTTTCTAGATTTCTTGGAAAAGTAAAGGAAAGTAATTTTCTAAAATTTGGTGCTTATTTTCTGCTAAAGCTTAAAGTTTTACATTGATGATCATTTTGTATCACTATGGGTATTTtgcaattatgtttttttttcttttttaggtgGGAATGGGCTTCCATAGAAACTAGGTACCAGTTACAGAAATTCAGTCAAGAGTTCTCAAAAGGTTTCCCGGAGAACTTTCCACAAATGTGTCCCCTGCTTTGCAACATTAACACATGATGTAGGTCTAACAGTGAAAGTCAGATACACTGAGGGCATGTCTGATTTACTGCAGTTGCATTAAAGTTTTCAACAATACCGGTCCAGCTGTATTAGCTGTACTCACCGAGCTGTTTCATCAACGCCAGGGGCAGgatgacagaggcagagaccATGATGACCAGGTAGTTTCCATTCAAGTACCACAGACTGTTGGGAGACAAATCTAGTTTACTTTGGTGAGCTCAGTATTTCAAACATTGGCACAGAGACACagtacacagagacagagacgaaAATAGAGCAGGAAAGTGGTTTGAAATTGGTTTACACGTCTGGTGAAACTGTAGGTGCTACTTTTCTCTCAAATCCAGTAGTCTGAGAGCACTTTGTCAAACGGCATAAGGTTGTTAAAAAGAAGTACTGGCCCAAATGGTTCATGTTGGTTCAGACCAACAGCAACCTGCTGGGAACATCATTGGCCTtgaaatggtggaaaaaaaacatgtctgcttATGTTTCTCTCTACAGACATACTGGAATAGATGGTTACATAACTCCGATGATTTATGTGACGGGTTCGCAGTCGCAGAAAGGGAAGACGTGGTGGAGCCTCAACATTGCAGCAGTGACGGAGTCAGTATACGTTACCACCAGTGTCAGCTTGTTGCATCACACCTTTGCCATCTCCGTCCTTCTCTTTAGTGTTTCAACCTTAAATTTCAACCTTAAAGGCATCGTgtgaaggtccagtgtgtaggatggTTGGGATTATGAGAGCAATTGAATATGATATTCATAAAGTTGGTGTCATTAGCATTTAATCACCCCAAACTAAGAATCCAGTTAAAGCTGAAAGATATTTGAGGACGGATCCAGTGTTGCTGCTGTATCACCAGCTGCTAAATATGGGAACCACACGTTTCCTCCccttacataaacacacataatgaCATGTATATGTGTGCTCTTCAGACATGCGGGCATGTCGGTACCAGGATGTAATCAGGTGGTTTATTGCATTCACTGACTAGCCGACTGTCTCAGTGTCACGGTGTTCTGGCCTCGTCCTCTGATATATTTCCAGCCTTCAGTCAGCCCCCATATGATTGTTAACAATAAACAGATGATACATGGTTAACGGCTTGTTTATTAACATGTGAACAGATTGAGACCCTGAGGTGGGAAGCCACTAGTTTACACAATGGAGTATATAAGACGGACTCTTCTTGTACGTCTcactcaaaaaacaaatgtaatccAGGGGCAGTGTTGGCAATCTCAAACATCAGTAGCTGCAGATTTTAGGAGAGTGCCAGAAACGGAAAGCTCATGGGCAAACCATTAAAGACAACTGTCTCTAAAGTCCTGTGTATAGAATGGTCTTTATGTCGGCCCCCTTTTTAAGCTGCTAAGCCTGTTATTCTTAACCCTCTGATCGAGACACAGGCGGTGGGATCAGCTGTCTACCATTGTCCTACATGCTGTagcatcatctgtgtgtgtgtgtgtgcgccagcGTGCGCGTATGCCCTTGAAGTGATTACGGGTCACATCATCTTTGGACGTTTGGTCAGTAGGTCATTTTAGACGATTCAATTTCACATGTGAGGGGAAATGTGGCTGCCACCAAGTCTCAAGCCAAGTGACACCAACCCAGGCCAAGTTTTTAGCCAGTGTATTAATACATAGCTACAAGTGTTTGCAATGCATATGCCTAAACGTGCCAGCTGTGCGATTAATGAAGGCCTGTCTAGCTCTGTTCAATATTAACTTTATCGTCATGTTCACAACAATTACGGCGAAGCAGTAGAAGGAT contains:
- the LOC119021790 gene encoding sodium-coupled neutral amino acid transporter 3-like isoform X2, encoding METSQSEMNILSNGKSHDLGDDTGVPMKTLPEDDQFDDPEGGLENEGFLPGADGKKPIRFTDFEGKTSFGMSVFNLGNAIMGSGILGLAYAMANTGILLFLFLLSAVAALSSYSIHLLLKSSGIVGIRAYEQLGYRAFGTPGKMAAGIAITLQNIGAMSSYLYIVKSELPLVIQAFLKADPNADLWYLNGNYLVIMVSASVILPLALMKQLGYLGYTSGFSLSCMVFFLSAVIYKKFQIPCPFEEFSANSTAAHLSLNVSSHGHEYSNGLVHEDDADHCVTRMFTINSQTAYTIPILAFAFVCHPEVLPIYTELRNPTKKRMQQVSNISILVMYTMYFLAALFGYLTFKDNVEPELLHTYSRIDPYDTLILCVRVAVLTAVTLTVPIVLFPVRRAIQQMLFPTKSFNWLRHIAIAVILLTLINMLVIFAPNILGIFGIIGATSAPCLIFIFPAVFYIRIVPKDDEPMSSTPKILAACFAALGVSFMVMSLSFIIIDWTTGGGLAAGAH
- the LOC119021790 gene encoding sodium-coupled neutral amino acid transporter 3-like isoform X1; translated protein: METSQSEMNILSNGKSHDLGDDTGVPMKTLPEDDQNGTQTVRFDDPEGGLENEGFLPGADGKKPIRFTDFEGKTSFGMSVFNLGNAIMGSGILGLAYAMANTGILLFLFLLSAVAALSSYSIHLLLKSSGIVGIRAYEQLGYRAFGTPGKMAAGIAITLQNIGAMSSYLYIVKSELPLVIQAFLKADPNADLWYLNGNYLVIMVSASVILPLALMKQLGYLGYTSGFSLSCMVFFLSAVIYKKFQIPCPFEEFSANSTAAHLSLNVSSHGHEYSNGLVHEDDADHCVTRMFTINSQTAYTIPILAFAFVCHPEVLPIYTELRNPTKKRMQQVSNISILVMYTMYFLAALFGYLTFKDNVEPELLHTYSRIDPYDTLILCVRVAVLTAVTLTVPIVLFPVRRAIQQMLFPTKSFNWLRHIAIAVILLTLINMLVIFAPNILGIFGIIGATSAPCLIFIFPAVFYIRIVPKDDEPMSSTPKILAACFAALGVSFMVMSLSFIIIDWTTGGGLAAGAH